In a genomic window of Syntrophobacterales bacterium:
- a CDS encoding SDR family oxidoreductase: MNRILITGGAGFIGSHLCERLLAEGQEVLCLDNFFTGSKDNIIPFLNNKNFELIRHDIINPIYLEVDQIYNLACPASPVHYQYNPIKTIKTSVMGAINTLGLAKRVKARILQASTSEVYGDPEMHPQEEGYWGRVNPIGIRSCYDEGKRAAECLMMDYHRQNHLDIKIVRIFNTFGPRMAVNDGRVVSNFIVQALRGEDITVFGKGAQTRSFCYVDDLIYGLIRMMNSPEGFTGPVNIGNPQEFTILQLAQKIIDITNSSSKIVFLPLPQDDPTQRRPDIALAREKLGWEPHIQLDEGLRKTIAYFSGLIKN, encoded by the coding sequence ATGAACAGAATACTCATTACCGGCGGCGCAGGCTTCATAGGATCTCATCTCTGCGAACGCCTGCTCGCCGAAGGTCAGGAGGTTCTTTGCCTCGACAATTTTTTCACCGGCAGCAAGGATAATATCATTCCCTTTTTAAACAATAAAAATTTCGAACTGATCCGCCACGACATCATCAATCCCATCTACCTCGAAGTCGATCAGATCTATAACCTCGCCTGCCCGGCCTCCCCCGTCCATTACCAGTATAATCCGATCAAAACGATCAAAACCAGCGTGATGGGGGCCATCAACACCCTGGGGCTGGCCAAGCGGGTGAAGGCGAGAATCCTGCAGGCCTCAACCTCAGAGGTGTACGGAGACCCGGAGATGCATCCCCAAGAGGAGGGATACTGGGGCCGAGTCAATCCGATCGGAATCAGAAGCTGCTACGATGAGGGGAAACGGGCGGCCGAATGCCTGATGATGGATTATCATCGCCAGAATCATCTTGATATAAAAATAGTCAGAATATTCAATACATTCGGCCCTCGCATGGCGGTGAACGACGGACGCGTCGTCAGCAATTTCATCGTTCAGGCGCTGCGGGGGGAGGACATAACGGTTTTCGGCAAAGGCGCCCAGACCCGTTCCTTCTGTTACGTTGATGACCTGATCTACGGGCTGATCCGGATGATGAATTCCCCGGAAGGATTTACTGGCCCGGTCAACATCGGAAATCCTCAGGAATTTACCATTCTGCAGCTCGCCCAAAAAATTATTGATATAACAAATTCCTCCTCGAAAATTGTTTTTCTTCCCCTTCCCCAGGACGATCCGACCCAGCGGCGGCCGGATATAGCGCTGGCCAGAGAAAAATTGGGGTGGGAACCGCATATCCAGCTTGACGAGGGTTTGAGAAAAACGATCGCCTATTTTTCCGGCTTGATAAAAAACTAA
- a CDS encoding nucleotide sugar dehydrogenase: MTERRILCIGAGYVGGPTMAMIADKCPHCRVTVVDIDSERIAAWNSASLPIYEPGLDELVRSSRGRNLFFSTDIEQGIRENEIIFVSVNTPTKSFGLGAGLAADLQYWEKTARQILEFSQSAKIVIEKSTLPVKTALAMERILNSGKQEIHFDVLSNPEFLAEGSAVRDLENPDRVLIGSRETGEGLKARGILADIFAHWVPRERILTSNIWSSELSKLVANAFLAQRISSINTISALCEKAEANVAEVARAVGMDSRIGSKFLNASIGFGGSCFKKDILNLVYLCRNYGLNEVADYWEMVIRINDYQQERFIQGMLGAMFNTLSGKKIALFGFAFKADTGDTRESPAIYIARRLIEERAIVIVTDPQALKNARKDLSGEEGKVSYIEDPYSAAAGCHAIAVMTEWGMYKDLDFQRIYESMEKPAFIFDGRNILEHRSCFEIGFNVYPLGKPPLTHF, from the coding sequence ATGACTGAAAGAAGGATTCTCTGTATCGGCGCCGGTTATGTCGGCGGCCCCACGATGGCGATGATCGCCGACAAGTGTCCCCACTGCCGGGTTACGGTCGTGGACATTGATTCTGAAAGGATTGCCGCCTGGAATTCGGCCAGTCTGCCGATCTACGAACCGGGGCTGGATGAACTTGTCCGGAGTTCCCGGGGGAGAAACCTCTTTTTCAGCACCGACATCGAACAAGGCATCCGGGAAAATGAGATCATCTTCGTTAGCGTCAACACCCCGACCAAGTCCTTTGGCCTCGGCGCGGGGCTTGCCGCCGATCTTCAGTACTGGGAAAAAACCGCCCGGCAGATTCTGGAGTTCTCGCAATCGGCGAAGATCGTGATCGAAAAAAGCACTTTGCCTGTAAAAACCGCCCTGGCGATGGAAAGAATCCTCAACAGCGGGAAGCAGGAGATCCATTTTGATGTCCTTTCCAATCCGGAGTTTCTCGCCGAAGGGAGCGCCGTGCGTGACCTGGAAAACCCGGACCGCGTCCTGATCGGGTCGCGGGAAACCGGGGAGGGGCTCAAGGCAAGGGGAATTCTTGCCGACATTTTCGCCCACTGGGTTCCCCGGGAACGGATATTGACCTCCAATATCTGGAGCAGCGAGCTCTCCAAACTTGTCGCCAACGCCTTTCTCGCCCAGAGAATATCTTCGATCAACACCATTTCCGCCCTTTGTGAAAAGGCGGAGGCCAATGTCGCCGAGGTTGCCCGCGCCGTCGGCATGGACAGCCGGATAGGCTCAAAATTCCTGAATGCGAGCATCGGCTTTGGCGGTTCATGCTTCAAAAAAGACATCCTGAATCTTGTCTATCTCTGCAGAAATTATGGGCTAAATGAGGTAGCCGATTACTGGGAGATGGTCATCCGGATAAACGATTATCAGCAGGAGCGCTTCATTCAGGGCATGCTTGGGGCGATGTTCAACACCCTCTCCGGCAAAAAAATCGCCCTCTTCGGCTTCGCCTTCAAGGCCGATACGGGCGACACCCGGGAAAGCCCGGCCATTTACATCGCCCGCAGACTTATCGAGGAGCGGGCCATAGTCATCGTCACCGACCCCCAGGCGCTGAAAAACGCCCGCAAGGACCTTTCCGGCGAAGAAGGCAAGGTCAGCTACATAGAAGACCCGTACAGCGCCGCGGCAGGATGCCACGCAATTGCTGTCATGACGGAATGGGGGATGTACAAAGACCTCGATTTTCAGCGAATTTACGAAAGCATGGAAAAGCCGGCTTTTATCTTCGATGGCAGAAACATCCTCGAACACCGTTCCTGTTTCGAGATCGGGTTCAATGTCTATCCGCTCGGCAAGCCGCCCCTGACCCATTTTTAG
- a CDS encoding YraN family protein has product MTFARLGVGKRGEELAAVYLAKVGYRIIERNYRCIFGEIDIVAEEGGSIVFIEVKSRRSIAYGDPQLAVGARKQKKISMVALNYIEEKHQHSRNARFDVVAVKILPTGTTFELIKNAFDLAF; this is encoded by the coding sequence ATGACTTTTGCTCGGTTGGGTGTGGGGAAAAGGGGCGAAGAACTGGCGGCCGTTTACCTTGCGAAGGTCGGATACCGGATCATTGAGAGAAATTACCGGTGTATTTTCGGCGAAATCGATATTGTCGCCGAAGAAGGCGGCAGCATCGTTTTTATTGAGGTAAAGAGCAGACGTTCCATTGCCTACGGCGATCCTCAACTGGCGGTTGGCGCCAGGAAGCAGAAAAAAATTTCGATGGTCGCGCTCAATTATATCGAAGAAAAACACCAGCACAGCCGCAACGCCAGATTTGACGTCGTCGCGGTAAAAATCCTCCCCACCGGGACGACGTTCGAGCTTATCAAAAATGCCTTCGATCTGGCCTTCTAA
- a CDS encoding ribonuclease HII: MGSFERRAGGRGFCAIAGIDEAGRGPLAGPVVAAAVVLPQGYEHPEINDSKKLSAKRRERLYEVIQRDAVAIGVGVSDVQVIDSLNILRATLLAMKEAVCGLCPRPDYLLIDGLNGIVLDIPQEAIVRGDSLSISIAAASIIAKVSRDRLMEMYHRQFPAYNFLKNKGYGTKEHREAIVKYGRCKIHRRSFHVAGVDDLVASGSLL; the protein is encoded by the coding sequence ATGGGCAGCTTTGAGCGCCGCGCCGGCGGGCGGGGCTTTTGCGCTATTGCCGGTATCGACGAAGCGGGCCGCGGGCCTCTGGCGGGTCCGGTTGTCGCCGCCGCGGTAGTACTGCCGCAGGGGTATGAACATCCCGAGATAAACGACTCCAAGAAGCTTTCCGCCAAAAGGCGCGAAAGACTTTATGAGGTAATACAAAGAGACGCGGTTGCCATTGGCGTCGGCGTTTCGGACGTGCAGGTCATAGATTCCCTCAACATACTGCGGGCGACTCTGCTCGCTATGAAAGAGGCCGTTTGCGGCCTTTGCCCCCGCCCTGATTATCTGCTGATAGACGGTTTGAACGGCATTGTTCTGGATATCCCTCAGGAAGCCATCGTGCGCGGTGATTCTCTCAGTATTTCAATAGCAGCGGCCTCGATTATTGCCAAGGTCTCTCGAGACCGGCTGATGGAGATGTACCACCGTCAGTTCCCCGCCTATAATTTTCTTAAAAACAAGGGATACGGAACAAAAGAGCACCGGGAGGCAATCGTTAAATACGGGCGATGCAAGATTCATCGGCGCTCTTTTCATGTCGCAGGGGTTGACGATCTTGTTGCAAGCGGCAGCCTGCTGTGA
- the rplS gene encoding 50S ribosomal protein L19: MNPIEFIEKEQMRGDIPDFSTGDTVKVFIRIVEGQKQRIQAFEGAVIRRRRGDIRASFTVRKVSYGIGVEKTFPMHSPSIDHVEVISRGKVRRSRLYYLRSLRGKRAKIKEAEK; encoded by the coding sequence ATGAATCCTATTGAATTCATAGAAAAAGAGCAGATGAGGGGGGATATCCCCGATTTCAGTACCGGTGATACGGTAAAGGTTTTTATCCGCATCGTCGAGGGGCAGAAGCAGCGTATTCAGGCTTTTGAAGGCGCCGTTATCCGTCGCCGCCGCGGGGACATTCGCGCGAGTTTCACTGTCAGGAAGGTTTCTTATGGCATCGGCGTGGAAAAGACCTTCCCGATGCATTCTCCCTCCATAGATCATGTTGAGGTGATCTCCCGGGGCAAGGTTCGGCGTTCCCGACTTTATTATCTGAGGAGCCTGAGGGGCAAGCGCGCCAAGATCAAGGAAGCCGAAAAATAG
- the trmD gene encoding tRNA (guanosine(37)-N1)-methyltransferase TrmD, with translation MIRFDILTIFPEMFASPLESSILKKAIDRGIIEVNLYDIRAYAEDRHRMTDDSPYGGGGGMVMKVEPIDRALSAVPLLNEDAPVILLTPQGEPLSQKMAQELARQPQLVMVCGHYEGVDERVRRHLVNREISIGDYVLTGGELSALVLLDAVSRFVPGVLGNSESAVTDSFAEGLLEYPHYTRPPEYRGWRVPDVLLSGNHREIEEWRRSQSLIRTRNKRPDLLGKAELTDKERLHLAK, from the coding sequence ATGATCCGTTTTGATATTCTGACAATCTTTCCGGAGATGTTTGCATCCCCCCTCGAGAGCAGCATCCTGAAGAAGGCCATTGACAGGGGCATTATTGAGGTTAATCTGTACGACATCCGGGCTTATGCCGAAGACAGACATCGCATGACGGATGACTCCCCTTACGGCGGCGGGGGGGGAATGGTGATGAAGGTTGAGCCTATCGACCGCGCCCTCAGCGCTGTTCCGTTATTGAATGAGGATGCGCCGGTTATTCTGCTGACGCCCCAGGGAGAGCCGCTTAGTCAAAAGATGGCGCAAGAGCTCGCCCGCCAGCCGCAGCTCGTCATGGTCTGCGGTCATTATGAGGGGGTTGACGAGAGGGTAAGAAGGCACCTCGTTAATCGGGAAATTTCCATCGGGGATTACGTGCTTACTGGCGGTGAGCTTTCGGCGCTGGTTCTGCTGGACGCCGTTTCGCGGTTTGTGCCGGGCGTTCTGGGAAACAGTGAATCCGCCGTGACCGATTCTTTTGCGGAGGGTTTGCTTGAATACCCTCATTACACGAGGCCGCCGGAGTATCGCGGCTGGAGAGTTCCTGATGTGCTTCTCTCCGGAAACCACCGTGAGATTGAGGAGTGGCGGCGCAGTCAGTCATTGATCAGAACAAGAAACAAACGGCCTGATTTGCTGGGAAAGGCCGAGTTGACGGACAAAGAGAGGTTGCACTTAGCAAAATAG
- the rimM gene encoding ribosome maturation factor RimM (Essential for efficient processing of 16S rRNA) — MKLIEIGKVVRSHGLGGRIKVLSYLQAPDVLESVSDLFLGKSPAAVVAYPLGGIQNGEGFFIMKLAGIDDRNEAEKLRGLIVWMSAEKMKPLQEDEYYWQDIIGMQAFTEENELLGRIETVFPTGSNDVYVCRDEQRELLIPAMAEVIITIDVERRVMVVRLPEGFFEQ, encoded by the coding sequence ATGAAGCTCATTGAAATAGGCAAGGTTGTCCGTTCCCATGGTTTGGGGGGACGGATCAAGGTCTTGTCATATCTGCAAGCGCCGGATGTGCTGGAATCTGTTTCCGATTTGTTTTTGGGAAAGAGCCCGGCCGCGGTCGTCGCTTATCCTCTGGGCGGCATTCAGAACGGGGAGGGTTTCTTCATCATGAAACTCGCCGGGATAGATGACCGCAATGAGGCCGAAAAGCTCCGGGGGCTCATAGTCTGGATGTCTGCCGAAAAGATGAAACCGCTGCAAGAGGATGAGTATTACTGGCAGGATATTATAGGCATGCAGGCATTTACAGAGGAAAACGAGCTGTTGGGACGTATTGAAACGGTGTTTCCGACGGGTAGCAATGATGTCTATGTGTGCAGGGATGAGCAGCGGGAGCTGCTGATTCCCGCCATGGCCGAGGTTATAATAACGATCGATGTTGAGCGCCGGGTCATGGTTGTCAGATTGCCGGAAGGGTTCTTTGAGCAATGA
- a CDS encoding KH domain-containing protein, producing the protein MKELIAYIARALVDNPEMVNVTEVVGEQTSVLELRVSKEDLGKVIGKQGKTAKAMRTILSAASTKIHKRSVLEIVE; encoded by the coding sequence ATGAAAGAGTTGATTGCTTATATTGCTCGCGCTCTTGTGGATAACCCTGAGATGGTTAATGTTACAGAGGTTGTCGGGGAACAGACTTCCGTTCTGGAATTGAGAGTCTCCAAAGAAGATCTTGGTAAAGTCATTGGCAAACAGGGGAAGACCGCCAAGGCGATGAGGACCATCTTAAGCGCCGCCTCAACGAAGATACACAAACGTTCGGTTCTGGAAATTGTTGAATAG
- the rpsP gene encoding 30S ribosomal protein S16, which yields MAVKIRLTRKGSKGKPIYRVVAADSQCPRDGEFLEILGNYDPNKNPAEVVLKEERIKQWIAVGARPTLTVSQLLRKKGIGV from the coding sequence ATGGCGGTAAAAATCAGATTGACAAGAAAAGGCAGCAAGGGGAAGCCGATCTACAGGGTGGTGGCTGCGGACTCGCAATGCCCGAGGGACGGAGAATTTCTTGAAATATTGGGCAATTATGACCCGAACAAAAATCCTGCCGAGGTGGTTTTAAAAGAGGAGCGCATCAAACAGTGGATTGCGGTTGGCGCCAGACCAACGCTTACGGTGTCTCAACTGCTCCGCAAAAAGGGGATCGGTGTTTAG
- the ffh gene encoding signal recognition particle protein produces MFENLSDKLDVIFRKLKGKGRLDEENIQAALKEIRIALLEADVNFRVVRDFIEEVKKRAVGQEVIESITPGQQVVKIVHERLIELMGTTSSQIRFGGRIPAPIMLVGLQGCGKTTTAVKLARLVAAGGKRVYLVSADVYRPAAMEQLKVLGEQIGAGIFDAAGLADPVEICRLAVEEARSGGYEVIIVDTAGRLAIDVPMMEELKKIKSLINPTEILFVADAMTGQDAVNVAGRFDELLGIDGVIMTKMDGDARGGAALSLKAVIGKPIKFVGAGEKIDALEVFHPERMASRILGMGDVLTLVEKAREAVDVKQQRELEKKLRKNEFTLDDLRTQMKQISKMGPLQDVIGMLPGMNKVKALKDLKPDERELVRTGAIIDSMTPRERRNYLIIDGSRRKRIARGSGTTVQDVNTLLKNYVEMRKLMKRFTKGGIKSLRRGNFPF; encoded by the coding sequence ATGTTTGAGAATCTGTCCGATAAACTTGACGTCATTTTTCGTAAACTGAAGGGCAAGGGACGTCTGGATGAAGAAAATATCCAGGCGGCTCTGAAGGAAATAAGGATCGCGCTTTTAGAGGCAGACGTAAATTTCCGGGTTGTCCGTGATTTTATTGAGGAAGTAAAAAAGCGGGCAGTAGGGCAGGAGGTGATTGAGAGCATCACCCCTGGCCAGCAGGTGGTAAAGATCGTTCATGAGCGGCTCATCGAGCTGATGGGCACAACCAGCAGCCAGATCAGGTTCGGAGGCCGCATTCCCGCGCCGATCATGCTGGTGGGGCTCCAGGGATGCGGGAAAACAACAACGGCGGTCAAGCTGGCCAGGCTTGTTGCCGCCGGCGGCAAGCGGGTCTATCTGGTCTCCGCCGATGTTTACCGGCCTGCCGCCATGGAGCAGTTGAAGGTGCTCGGCGAGCAAATCGGCGCGGGCATTTTCGATGCGGCCGGGCTCGCCGATCCGGTGGAGATTTGCAGGCTGGCCGTCGAGGAGGCAAGGAGCGGCGGCTATGAGGTAATCATCGTTGATACAGCCGGGAGGTTGGCGATAGATGTCCCGATGATGGAGGAGTTAAAGAAGATCAAATCTTTAATCAATCCGACCGAGATCCTTTTTGTAGCGGATGCGATGACCGGTCAGGATGCCGTCAATGTTGCGGGGCGTTTCGATGAACTGCTCGGGATTGACGGCGTTATAATGACAAAGATGGATGGGGATGCTCGCGGCGGCGCGGCCCTTTCCCTCAAGGCAGTTATCGGCAAGCCGATCAAGTTTGTCGGCGCGGGGGAGAAGATAGACGCCCTGGAGGTGTTTCATCCCGAAAGAATGGCTTCCCGGATTCTGGGAATGGGCGATGTCTTGACCCTGGTGGAGAAGGCCCGGGAGGCGGTTGACGTAAAACAGCAGCGGGAGCTGGAAAAAAAGCTCCGGAAAAACGAGTTTACCCTCGATGATCTGCGGACGCAGATGAAGCAGATAAGCAAGATGGGGCCTCTGCAGGATGTCATCGGGATGCTGCCGGGAATGAATAAGGTAAAGGCGCTGAAGGATCTCAAGCCCGACGAGCGCGAGCTCGTTAGGACAGGGGCGATCATTGATTCAATGACGCCGCGGGAGCGGAGAAATTACCTGATTATCGACGGCAGCCGGCGCAAGCGGATTGCCCGCGGCAGCGGTACAACGGTTCAGGATGTCAACACGCTGCTGAAAAATTATGTGGAAATGAGAAAATTAATGAAGCGGTTTACCAAGGGAGGAATAAAATCACTGCGCAGGGGAAATTTTCCCTTTTAA
- a CDS encoding SPOR domain-containing protein, whose protein sequence is MVAKNRRTLELKLGKPGLILFVSGMSVLLFSIFLLGMLVGKHLDAYPDRYPGGLVDLVRGRFSGLAMAPQKQEMPLPDGQRVQGGTATGEEDFDLTFYRTLGEKKSSKGITESDSLRDEKTTPSAAQNHSLSTDTAAGDVVRKVAPPNPGPANPVTGREADKTVLPGQKTFSEAPAVPPLPGAAAADETQKKGSFQVQVAAYRDVTQAKKMEKRLISVGFSTTITPKDLPGKGRWFRVIAVGFEDRQKAESAAARITQKIKGVQCIIRRNKGGGA, encoded by the coding sequence ATGGTTGCGAAAAACAGGCGCACGTTAGAATTGAAACTGGGCAAACCGGGGTTGATTCTGTTTGTCAGCGGCATGTCTGTGCTGCTGTTCTCCATCTTTCTTTTGGGGATGCTTGTCGGGAAGCACTTGGACGCCTATCCGGATCGGTATCCCGGCGGCCTCGTTGATTTAGTGAGGGGTCGCTTTTCCGGTCTGGCCATGGCCCCGCAAAAGCAGGAGATGCCGTTGCCCGATGGACAGAGGGTACAGGGCGGGACTGCAACTGGGGAAGAGGATTTCGATCTGACCTTTTACAGGACATTGGGCGAAAAAAAGAGCAGCAAGGGGATTACCGAAAGCGATAGCCTCCGCGATGAAAAGACCACCCCTTCAGCCGCCCAAAACCATTCATTATCCACAGATACGGCTGCCGGAGATGTTGTGAGGAAAGTCGCTCCGCCAAATCCCGGCCCAGCGAATCCTGTTACTGGCAGGGAAGCTGATAAGACCGTTTTGCCTGGGCAAAAAACGTTTTCAGAGGCGCCTGCTGTACCACCTTTGCCCGGCGCCGCCGCTGCCGATGAAACGCAAAAGAAGGGCAGCTTTCAGGTGCAGGTGGCGGCGTACAGGGATGTAACCCAGGCAAAAAAAATGGAGAAAAGGCTGATATCAGTTGGCTTTTCCACAACGATCACGCCGAAGGATCTCCCGGGTAAAGGGAGATGGTTTCGGGTTATTGCCGTTGGCTTTGAAGACAGGCAAAAGGCAGAGAGCGCCGCGGCGCGAATTACCCAGAAAATAAAGGGCGTGCAATGCATTATCCGTCGCAACAAGGGCGGCGGGGCTTAG
- the argS gene encoding arginine--tRNA ligase has product MKNKIVVLLERAVHKAAAAGLMPDLEAGGIELEHAKDPKHGDYASNVAMIMAAQARKNPREIARIIVDGIADDENILKKVEIAGPGFLNFTIREGVWASLLADVERSGDAYGQSTVGGGKKVQVEFVSANPTGPLHIGHARGAVVGDVVANILAAAGFDVFREYYVNDAGNQMNNLGKSVFRRYQELQGRQVELVEGLYQGDYIKDIAAEIMKKDKDVHLDRDEADVVPEFTAYAAGAILEGIKEDLSLFGVSFDGYFSERELYKNECVEKLLQSLEDKGIIYREEGTVWFKTTLFGDEKDRVVIRQNGLPTYFAADIAYHQNKFLRGFERIIDIWGADHHGYIPRMSAAVQALGYDKESLQVILVQLVNLLRDGKPVAMSTRSGEFVTLREVVDEVGRDAARYNFLMRRSDSHLDFDLEVAKKQSIENPVYYVQYAHARICSILKMAEEKGFNVPMLAEVEPALLQLPDEIELIKAIIRFPGLIVGAAESLEPHRLTFYLNDLAASFHSYYNKNKVLSEDLALSGARLFLVHSLLVVLRNALKILGVSAPEKM; this is encoded by the coding sequence ATGAAAAATAAAATAGTCGTCCTGCTGGAAAGAGCGGTTCATAAGGCCGCGGCGGCGGGGCTTATGCCTGATTTGGAAGCGGGCGGTATCGAACTGGAACATGCCAAAGATCCAAAGCATGGGGATTACGCCTCCAACGTAGCGATGATAATGGCAGCGCAGGCACGAAAAAATCCCCGCGAGATCGCCCGGATAATTGTTGACGGAATTGCCGATGACGAAAACATCCTGAAGAAGGTGGAAATCGCCGGCCCGGGATTTCTCAATTTCACCATCCGGGAAGGCGTCTGGGCATCCCTGCTTGCCGATGTGGAGCGCTCGGGCGATGCCTATGGGCAATCAACCGTCGGAGGCGGGAAGAAGGTGCAGGTGGAGTTTGTCAGCGCCAATCCGACCGGGCCCCTGCATATCGGCCATGCCCGGGGCGCCGTCGTCGGCGATGTCGTTGCCAATATTCTGGCCGCCGCCGGATTTGACGTCTTTCGTGAGTATTACGTCAATGACGCGGGCAACCAGATGAACAACCTGGGAAAATCGGTTTTTCGGCGTTATCAGGAGCTGCAGGGGCGGCAGGTGGAGCTGGTTGAAGGGCTCTATCAGGGTGACTACATTAAGGATATTGCCGCGGAAATAATGAAGAAAGACAAAGATGTCCACCTTGACAGGGATGAGGCGGATGTTGTTCCCGAGTTCACCGCTTATGCGGCCGGGGCGATCCTGGAGGGGATTAAGGAGGACCTGAGCTTGTTCGGCGTCTCCTTCGACGGCTACTTCAGCGAAAGGGAGCTCTACAAAAATGAGTGCGTGGAAAAACTTCTCCAATCCCTTGAAGATAAAGGTATTATCTACCGGGAAGAGGGGACTGTCTGGTTCAAAACAACACTCTTCGGGGATGAAAAGGATCGGGTGGTGATCCGTCAAAACGGCCTTCCGACCTACTTCGCCGCCGATATTGCCTATCACCAGAATAAATTCCTCAGGGGTTTTGAAAGGATAATCGATATCTGGGGCGCGGATCATCACGGCTACATCCCCCGGATGTCCGCCGCCGTCCAGGCGCTGGGATATGACAAGGAGTCGCTGCAGGTAATCCTCGTGCAACTTGTCAATCTGCTTAGGGACGGAAAGCCGGTGGCGATGTCAACGCGTTCCGGGGAGTTTGTCACCCTCCGCGAGGTTGTGGACGAAGTCGGCCGGGATGCGGCTCGTTACAACTTTCTGATGCGACGCTCCGATAGCCACCTCGATTTCGATCTGGAGGTGGCAAAAAAGCAGTCCATTGAAAACCCTGTCTATTATGTCCAGTACGCCCACGCGCGGATCTGCAGCATCCTGAAAATGGCGGAGGAAAAGGGATTCAACGTGCCCATGCTGGCGGAAGTCGAACCGGCGCTGCTGCAGCTTCCGGATGAAATAGAGCTCATCAAGGCGATTATCCGCTTCCCGGGGTTAATCGTGGGGGCGGCTGAGTCGCTGGAGCCGCATCGTCTGACTTTCTACCTGAACGACCTGGCAGCGTCCTTTCACAGTTACTACAATAAGAACAAGGTATTGTCGGAGGACCTTGCCCTTTCGGGCGCAAGGTTGTTTCTGGTGCATTCGCTGCTTGTTGTTTTAAGGAATGCACTCAAAATACTGGGCGTTTCCGCCCCGGAAAAGATGTGA
- a CDS encoding prepilin-type N-terminal cleavage/methylation domain-containing protein, with protein sequence MDRLRSEKNRVGKDVFCDDRRSGFTLIELIIAMAIGLLILSASYRVFEVQNKILKNQEQIVELQQNVRAAMEMVTREVRMAGYNPANVAFTGVAVSSSQLEIRADLDGNAGIAGQEYITYAFDSTNMRITRNIGASPQPFAENIEIFTYQALLDADGNVAALRITIRGRTALPDPSYSANGGYRTYELTSDVRLRNIAL encoded by the coding sequence ATGGACAGGCTGCGTTCTGAAAAAAACAGGGTCGGGAAAGACGTCTTTTGCGATGACCGGCGGTCCGGGTTTACGCTGATCGAACTGATTATCGCTATGGCCATTGGACTGCTCATTTTGAGCGCTTCTTATCGAGTTTTTGAGGTTCAGAACAAAATTCTGAAAAACCAGGAGCAAATTGTCGAGCTGCAGCAGAATGTAAGAGCTGCAATGGAGATGGTGACCCGCGAGGTCAGAATGGCCGGTTACAACCCCGCGAATGTCGCTTTCACCGGGGTTGCCGTTAGCAGTTCGCAACTGGAGATCAGGGCTGATCTGGACGGAAACGCGGGCATTGCCGGGCAGGAATATATAACCTACGCCTTTGATTCCACAAACATGCGGATTACAAGGAACATCGGCGCCAGCCCCCAGCCGTTTGCAGAAAACATCGAGATATTTACCTATCAGGCCCTGCTGGATGCTGACGGAAATGTGGCGGCGCTCAGGATAACAATCAGAGGGAGGACCGCCCTGCCCGATCCGTCCTATAGTGCCAATGGCGGTTACCGCACCTATGAGCTGACGTCTGATGTAAGGCTGAGAAACATCGCCCTCTGA
- a CDS encoding prepilin-type N-terminal cleavage/methylation domain-containing protein, translating into MSANWNANMNIRKDEMNSAYKPVGQRGFTMIENIIAIFILVVALLGLLSTSVIVVKADSLGRTMTTATTLAQDKMEALKNTGYADLVSGADTIQSMYARTWTVTDDSPAAGMKTLVVSVGWSLQGSPHDVTVNCIVSGGA; encoded by the coding sequence ATGAGCGCAAATTGGAATGCAAACATGAATATTAGAAAAGATGAGATGAATTCGGCATACAAACCCGTCGGACAGCGGGGGTTTACCATGATTGAAAACATAATTGCCATATTCATTCTTGTTGTGGCCCTCCTGGGGCTTCTTTCCACATCCGTCATTGTCGTGAAGGCGGATTCTCTTGGAAGAACGATGACAACTGCGACCACGCTTGCCCAGGATAAAATGGAAGCGCTCAAAAACACCGGCTATGCGGATCTGGTTTCCGGGGCGGATACGATTCAATCCATGTATGCCAGGACGTGGACCGTGACAGACGATTCGCCTGCCGCCGGTATGAAGACGCTTGTGGTCAGCGTCGGATGGTCCTTGCAGGGAAGTCCCCACGATGTCACGGTGAATTGCATTGTAAGCGGCGGGGCATGA